One part of the Schistocerca piceifrons isolate TAMUIC-IGC-003096 chromosome 2, iqSchPice1.1, whole genome shotgun sequence genome encodes these proteins:
- the LOC124777764 gene encoding vegetative cell wall protein gp1-like produces the protein MIKLVTVVVVLAAAASAQFPPGPAPGPLGPGPAPGPWGPAPVPHLPPPPPPPRPQVPAPGPGPSAITSDSTSQIHSPWAVSSWHRSQTIIRPQPIPVGLVTE, from the coding sequence GTGACCGTAGTTGTGgtgctggcggcggcggcgagcgcgcAGTTCCCCCCGGGCCCCGCCCCCGGACCTCTGGGCCCAGGTCCCGCTCCCGGCCCCTGGGGACCCGCCCCTGTGCCGCATCTTCCGCCTCCACCGCCTCCCCCACGCCCCCAGGTGCCTGCCCCCGGGCCCGGCCCCAGCGCCATCACCAGTGACTCCACCTCGCAGATCCACTCGCCCTGGGCCGTCTCGAGCTGGCACCGCAGCCAGACCATCATCCGCCCCCAGCCCATCCCAGTGGGCCTCGTCACCGAGTGA